The Oscillospiraceae bacterium genome contains a region encoding:
- a CDS encoding transposase encodes MKNEQQRHDISDAVWSLLEPHLPGQRGQWGGIAQDNRRFVNGVFWILRTGAPWRDLPPFYGKWGTVYQRFRRWRDKGIWEKLLEILVDEPDFEWLMIDASHCKVHPHAAGARGGNQDMSRTKGGSIPRFTLPWMQMVCRSEYLSQRIPELIAKKLFT; translated from the coding sequence ATGAAGAATGAACAACAACGCCACGACATCAGCGATGCGGTATGGAGCCTGCTGGAACCGCATCTGCCAGGACAACGAGGGCAGTGGGGTGGAATAGCCCAGGATAACCGGCGATTTGTCAATGGCGTGTTTTGGATTTTACGCACAGGAGCACCGTGGCGGGATTTACCGCCGTTCTACGGGAAATGGGGTACCGTGTATCAGCGGTTCCGCAGATGGCGTGACAAGGGGATCTGGGAAAAACTGCTGGAAATTCTGGTTGATGAGCCCGATTTTGAATGGTTGATGATTGATGCCAGCCACTGTAAGGTGCATCCACATGCGGCAGGCGCCCGTGGCGGTAATCAGGACATGAGCCGTACAAAAGGGGGCTCAATACCAAGATTCACCTTGCCGTGGATGCAAATGGTATGCCGGTCCGAGTACTTATCACAGAGGATACCCGAGCTGATTGCAAAGAAGCTATTCACTTGA